In Eupeodes corollae chromosome 3, idEupCoro1.1, whole genome shotgun sequence, a single genomic region encodes these proteins:
- the LOC129949905 gene encoding aquaporin AQPAe.a isoform X2 codes for MAGFEYKLGVNELKSKNERLWQALIGEFLGNFILNFFAVGACTQPQDGLFKAMAFGLGVFMAITIVGHVSGGHVNPAVTMGMLVAGRISVVRSALYILFQCVGATAGTAAIKTLLDEQYHNGLGHTSLAPNTTPLQGLGIEFFLGLVLVLTVFGACDPHKPDSRYTAPLAIGLSVTLGHLGTIGYTGASMNPARTVGTAIMTNNWSNHWIYWVGPIMGGIAAALVYTQALEQPPPPMKKLESARDYA; via the exons atggCTGGTTTTGAATACAAACTTGGAGTTAACGAACTCAAATCAAAGAACGAACGTTTATGGCAAGCATTAATTGGGGAATTTCTGG GCAATTTCATTCTAAACTTTTTCGCTGTCGGAGCCTGTACACAACCACAAGATGGACTTTTCAAGGCAATGGCTTTTGGTCTTGGAGTTTTCATGGCAATTACG ATTGTGGGTCATGTTAGTGGAGGTCACGTCAATCCCGCCGTGACGATGGGTATGCTCGTTGCTGGCCGTATAAGTGTTGTTCGAAGCGCTTTGTACATCTTATTCCAATGTGTCGGAGCGACAGCTGGCACAGCAGCTATTaag ACACTTCTTGATGAGCAATACCATAATGGTCTGGGTCATACAAGTTTGGCACCGAACACTACTCCTCTTCAAGGTTTAGGAATTGAATTTTTCCTTGGCCTCGTTTTGGTATTGACAGTCTTTGGAGCCTGTGATCCACATAAACCAG ATTCGCGTTACACTGCTCCCTTGGCCATTGGTCTCTCTGTAACACTTGGCCATTTGGGAACAATTGGTTATACTGGCGCCAGCATGAATCCAGCCCGTACCGTTGGAACTGCCATAATGACCAACAACTGGAGCAACCACTGGATTTACTGGGTGGGACCAATCATGGGTGGAATTGCCGCCGCTCTTGTCTACACACAAGCCCTGGAACAACCTCCACCACCG atGAAGAAACTGGAGAGTGCGCGTGATTATGCTTAA
- the LOC129949905 gene encoding aquaporin AQPAe.a isoform X1, with product MAGFEYKLGVNELKSKNERLWQALIGEFLGNFILNFFAVGACTQPQDGLFKAMAFGLGVFMAITIVGHVSGGHVNPAVTMGMLVAGRISVVRSALYILFQCVGATAGTAAIKTLLDEQYHNGLGHTSLAPNTTPLQGLGIEFFLGLVLVLTVFGACDPHKPDSRYTAPLAIGLSVTLGHLGTIGYTGASMNPARTVGTAIMTNNWSNHWIYWVGPIMGGIAAALVYTQALEQPPPPVSILSSEKYKTHADEREMKKLESARDYA from the exons atggCTGGTTTTGAATACAAACTTGGAGTTAACGAACTCAAATCAAAGAACGAACGTTTATGGCAAGCATTAATTGGGGAATTTCTGG GCAATTTCATTCTAAACTTTTTCGCTGTCGGAGCCTGTACACAACCACAAGATGGACTTTTCAAGGCAATGGCTTTTGGTCTTGGAGTTTTCATGGCAATTACG ATTGTGGGTCATGTTAGTGGAGGTCACGTCAATCCCGCCGTGACGATGGGTATGCTCGTTGCTGGCCGTATAAGTGTTGTTCGAAGCGCTTTGTACATCTTATTCCAATGTGTCGGAGCGACAGCTGGCACAGCAGCTATTaag ACACTTCTTGATGAGCAATACCATAATGGTCTGGGTCATACAAGTTTGGCACCGAACACTACTCCTCTTCAAGGTTTAGGAATTGAATTTTTCCTTGGCCTCGTTTTGGTATTGACAGTCTTTGGAGCCTGTGATCCACATAAACCAG ATTCGCGTTACACTGCTCCCTTGGCCATTGGTCTCTCTGTAACACTTGGCCATTTGGGAACAATTGGTTATACTGGCGCCAGCATGAATCCAGCCCGTACCGTTGGAACTGCCATAATGACCAACAACTGGAGCAACCACTGGATTTACTGGGTGGGACCAATCATGGGTGGAATTGCCGCCGCTCTTGTCTACACACAAGCCCTGGAACAACCTCCACCACCGGTAAGCATCCTCTCGTCCGAAAAATACAAGACGCATGCTGACGAGCGTGAG atGAAGAAACTGGAGAGTGCGCGTGATTATGCTTAA
- the LOC129952605 gene encoding dnaJ-like protein 60: MFYNHLLGPFYLFNQLNRSFSSDPPTHYDVLNLKKNCTAEEIREAFLILSKKFHPDVKGANTDPKDTAKFVKISEAYQVLSKSITRDAYDQDLLTRSFGGGGSTSTSRGFKKPEVHRPWEVKPNFDPNPGPYYGIKGVRKVSNATIVMLLIGFATIGVAIGFMSVRKSFEMNRNQLDITSKEAGEHHAAVRINAQKFGNDEQLKRMVDRMLNRPT, from the exons ATGTTTTATAATCATCTTTTGggtccattttatttatttaaccagTT AAATCGTTCATTTTCAAGTGATCCTCCAACTCACTACGATGTTCTGAATCTCAAGAAAAATTGTACTGCTGAAGAAATTCGGGAAGCTTTTctaatactttcaaaaaag TTTCATCCAGATGTTAAGGGGGCAAACACAGACCCAAAAGATACagcaaagtttgtaaaaatttcagaaGCTTATCAGGTACTAAGCAAATCAATCACTCGCGATGCTTACGATCAAGATTTATTGACAAGAAGCTTTGGTGGCGGCGGAAGCACAAGCACAAGTAGAGGTTTTAAAAAACCAGAAGTTCATAG GCCATGGGAGGTAAAACCAAACTTCGATCCTAATCCTGGTCCCTATTATGGCATCAAAGGAGTGCGAAAAGTTTCCAATGCAACCATAGTTATGCTACTAATAGGCTTCGCAACTATCGGAGTAGCAATTGGTTTCATGTCTGTAAG GAAATCCTTTGAAATGAATCGCAATCAATTAGATATCACATCTAAGGAAGCTGGAGAACATCATGCCGCTGTGAGAATAAATGCTCAAAAGTTTGGCAACGATGAGCAGTTGAAGAGAATGGTCGATAGAATGTTAAACAGGCCCACATGA
- the LOC129952127 gene encoding arylalkylamine N-acetyltransferase 1 isoform X2: MRNGPEKLKKKVILHKTHHKLSDLNPIARLTQKMDKTLKVSEQLPAPVVDDVPYTIELITEKDNDGVLAMLKTFFFKDEPLNTYLNLGECQELEEYSLKCIPEACSFKAVNKQGEIIGVFINGLMRRPKPDEKHESAAKSCKHPKFKKILSLMDYIDEDFNIFDVFPDTDIILDGKIVSVNTNYRGLGIAGRLTEKVLEYMRENSIPVMHVLCTSHFSARVMEKLGFHEVYQLPFENFKINGEVVLRPAKPHVAARILAKEISKSPN, encoded by the exons CTTTCCGACTTGAATCCCATCGCCAGGCTAACACAAAAGATGGACAAGACGTTAAAAGTATCTGAGCAATTGCCTGCACCTGTGGTTGATGATGTCCCTTACACCATTGAATTAATCACGGAAAAAGATAATGACGGTGTTcttgcaatgctcaaaacattctttttcaaa GATGAACCACTTAATACTTACCTCAACCTCGGTGAATGTcaagagttggaggaatacTCTTTGAAGTGTATACCCGAAGCGTGTTCTTTTAAGGCTGTCAACAAACAGGGTGAAATCATTGGAGTGTTCATAAATGGTCTTATGCGTCGGCCG AAACCCGATGAGAAACATGAGAGTGCAGCAAAGTCTTGTAAGCATCCCAAGTTTAAGAAAATCCTATCCCTCATGGACTACATCGATGAAGATTTCAACATTTTCGATGTCTTCCCCGACACAGACATTATTTTAGATGGCAAAATTGTTTCCGTAAACACTAACTACCGAGGCTTAGGTATCGCTGGACGTTTAACGGAAAAAGTCCTCGAATATATGCGCGAAAATTCAATTCCTGTGATGCATGTCCTGTGCACAAGTCATTTTTCGGCCCGGGTCATGGAGAAACTTGGATTCCATGAAGTCTATCAGCTtccatttgaaaatttcaaaatcaacggTGAGGTAGTTCTTCGCCCAGCTAAGCCTCATGTGGCAGCCCGAATTTTAGCCAAGGAAATTAGTAAATCCCCCAACTAA
- the LOC129952127 gene encoding arylalkylamine N-acetyltransferase 1 isoform X1 — protein MELQIQQQQMSVKGPQSFAENGSIMHESRYTLSDLNPIARLTQKMDKTLKVSEQLPAPVVDDVPYTIELITEKDNDGVLAMLKTFFFKDEPLNTYLNLGECQELEEYSLKCIPEACSFKAVNKQGEIIGVFINGLMRRPKPDEKHESAAKSCKHPKFKKILSLMDYIDEDFNIFDVFPDTDIILDGKIVSVNTNYRGLGIAGRLTEKVLEYMRENSIPVMHVLCTSHFSARVMEKLGFHEVYQLPFENFKINGEVVLRPAKPHVAARILAKEISKSPN, from the exons atggagcttcaaattcaacaacaacaaatgtcGGTGAAAGGACCCCAATCATTTGCGGAAAATGGCTCAATTATGCACGAATCAAGATACACG CTTTCCGACTTGAATCCCATCGCCAGGCTAACACAAAAGATGGACAAGACGTTAAAAGTATCTGAGCAATTGCCTGCACCTGTGGTTGATGATGTCCCTTACACCATTGAATTAATCACGGAAAAAGATAATGACGGTGTTcttgcaatgctcaaaacattctttttcaaa GATGAACCACTTAATACTTACCTCAACCTCGGTGAATGTcaagagttggaggaatacTCTTTGAAGTGTATACCCGAAGCGTGTTCTTTTAAGGCTGTCAACAAACAGGGTGAAATCATTGGAGTGTTCATAAATGGTCTTATGCGTCGGCCG AAACCCGATGAGAAACATGAGAGTGCAGCAAAGTCTTGTAAGCATCCCAAGTTTAAGAAAATCCTATCCCTCATGGACTACATCGATGAAGATTTCAACATTTTCGATGTCTTCCCCGACACAGACATTATTTTAGATGGCAAAATTGTTTCCGTAAACACTAACTACCGAGGCTTAGGTATCGCTGGACGTTTAACGGAAAAAGTCCTCGAATATATGCGCGAAAATTCAATTCCTGTGATGCATGTCCTGTGCACAAGTCATTTTTCGGCCCGGGTCATGGAGAAACTTGGATTCCATGAAGTCTATCAGCTtccatttgaaaatttcaaaatcaacggTGAGGTAGTTCTTCGCCCAGCTAAGCCTCATGTGGCAGCCCGAATTTTAGCCAAGGAAATTAGTAAATCCCCCAACTAA
- the LOC129952127 gene encoding arylalkylamine N-acetyltransferase 1 isoform X3: MDKTLKVSEQLPAPVVDDVPYTIELITEKDNDGVLAMLKTFFFKDEPLNTYLNLGECQELEEYSLKCIPEACSFKAVNKQGEIIGVFINGLMRRPKPDEKHESAAKSCKHPKFKKILSLMDYIDEDFNIFDVFPDTDIILDGKIVSVNTNYRGLGIAGRLTEKVLEYMRENSIPVMHVLCTSHFSARVMEKLGFHEVYQLPFENFKINGEVVLRPAKPHVAARILAKEISKSPN; this comes from the exons ATGGACAAGACGTTAAAAGTATCTGAGCAATTGCCTGCACCTGTGGTTGATGATGTCCCTTACACCATTGAATTAATCACGGAAAAAGATAATGACGGTGTTcttgcaatgctcaaaacattctttttcaaa GATGAACCACTTAATACTTACCTCAACCTCGGTGAATGTcaagagttggaggaatacTCTTTGAAGTGTATACCCGAAGCGTGTTCTTTTAAGGCTGTCAACAAACAGGGTGAAATCATTGGAGTGTTCATAAATGGTCTTATGCGTCGGCCG AAACCCGATGAGAAACATGAGAGTGCAGCAAAGTCTTGTAAGCATCCCAAGTTTAAGAAAATCCTATCCCTCATGGACTACATCGATGAAGATTTCAACATTTTCGATGTCTTCCCCGACACAGACATTATTTTAGATGGCAAAATTGTTTCCGTAAACACTAACTACCGAGGCTTAGGTATCGCTGGACGTTTAACGGAAAAAGTCCTCGAATATATGCGCGAAAATTCAATTCCTGTGATGCATGTCCTGTGCACAAGTCATTTTTCGGCCCGGGTCATGGAGAAACTTGGATTCCATGAAGTCTATCAGCTtccatttgaaaatttcaaaatcaacggTGAGGTAGTTCTTCGCCCAGCTAAGCCTCATGTGGCAGCCCGAATTTTAGCCAAGGAAATTAGTAAATCCCCCAACTAA